In the genome of Serratia symbiotica (Periphyllus acericola), the window GCTCACTATCGTTGGCTTTTTTATCCCGGTAATAAAGTGCAACAAATCCATGAATGGGTAAGGGAAATGGTAATGAATGATATCTGCCTGAGCCGCCAGCGCTTTAAATTTACTTATTGCACTCATCGAAAAGGGAGTGGATGCCACTTCAAAATCGCAGGCGGCATAGTAAGCCACATGTTTTCCAACCCGTTCATTATCGATATTGCCACGCGCGCTGAGAGACAATATCGTCGATTCAATCTGGTGACACACACCGGCTTCACTTAATTGAAAAATAACCTGTTCTATACCACCAAATGAATCTGGGTAATAAGTTTTATAAAAATGCATAACTTTCAACATGAAAATTTTAAACCTGCTGGTAAGCAAAAATGGTTTCTTGCGCACAGCGTTGCCAAGAAAATTGTTTTGCCCGATTTATCCCGTTTATCCTCGCCTGTTCACGCCAGGCGTCATCTTCAATGCTTTTTTGGATAAGTTCAGTGAGTGTGTCAACATCCTTTGCCGCACACATTAATGCGCAGTCGCCAGCCACTTCAGGTAATGATGCACTGTCAGAACAAACCACCGGTATGCCGGATGCCATTGCCTCCAGCACCGGTAATCCAAATCCTTCATACAGCGACGGAAATAGGAAACTGCGAGCGCCGGCAAATAGGTACGGCAAAACTGCGGACTTCGCGTAGCCCAGATAATGCAGCCAGCAAGCATTTTCAGCACGTTCGAAACGCTGGTGCAACCCTGCGCTGCTCCACCCATAGAATCCACTGATAACCAAAGGATTAGCCAGACGCAATGCCAACGGCAAACGCTCGTAAGCATCCAGCAGTGTTTCAATATTTTTTCGCGGCTCTATAGAGCCAGTAAACAAACAGTAGTGATCAGCTTTTAAACCGAGCGGGGCTAAAAACGGCTTAAGCTTTTCAGCTTCACGTGGATAAAAATCATCGCTACTGGCTAGCTTAGCGGCATACACTTGGCTCAAAGGCAGATTAAAATACTCAGCCAATTCAAGGCGCGTGAATTCGGAGTCCGTTATAAGAATATCGGCGCGCTTAATCGTCAGCAGCAGTTCTTTCTGCATAAAAAGGACACGTTCCGCCGGATGACATTGTGGCCAAGTAAATACCGAGAGATCATGAAAAGTCGCCAGGCAGCGATCGGTCTTGGGCGGCAAATAAAAATTAGGACTGTGGTAGATCGCATCCCGGTGTTTTCTAAGTGTATGCGTTTTTAACCAGGGGGCATTCAAGCGATATAATTCTGAAGCAAAATGGCTTTTTTGTAACCGCCGCCGCAGCCCCTTGACTGCGGAGGGCTGCTCCCAGGCGGTAGGGATCTGTCGGCTTAAATGACGCCCCTGAAGAAATAAAAGCTCAGATATCTCTGATCTTTCTTGCAGGCAGTTGGCTAACTCATAAGCATACCGGCCAATCCCAGTCATAGGAAATTGAATCGGGTCAGTACCAAATACAACTTTCATTATCAGTTTTCAAGCATCCAGCCTAATGTTTCTTCTAGATGTGGTGTCTGCCATGCGCCGATGATTGCGCGCAATTTAGTTGCATCCCCACACAGGCGTTTCACTTCGTTCGGGCGAACAAAAGCAGGGTTCACTCGGATCTCTAAGGAATGACCAGTGATCTTTTTACAGAACATGATCACCTCACGCAGAGAACAGGTTTTACCCGAGCATACATTGATCGTTTCAGCTAGCAGCCTCATTTTCAGTAGCGCTACGTAGGCTTTACTTAAAGCGCGCACATCGGTGAAATCACGCAAAACGTCGATATTCCCTAATTCAATCATTGCCGCATTCTCTTTAGGGAGTGGATGCCACTTCAAAATCGCAGGCGGCATAGTAAGCCACATGTTTTCCAACCCGTTCATTATCGATATTGCCACGCGCGCTGAGAGACAATATCGTCGATTCAATCTGGTGACACACACCGGCTTCACTTAATTGAAAAATAACCTGTTCTATACCACCAAATGAATCTGGGTAATAAGTTTTATAAAAATGCATAACTTTCAACATGAAAATTTTAAACCTGCTGGTAAGCAAAAATGGTTTCTTGCGCACAGCGTTGCCAAGAAAATTGTTTTGCCCGATTTATCCCGTTTATCCTCGCCTGTTCACGCCAGGCGTCATCTTCAATGCTTTTTTGGATAAGTTCAGTGAGTGTGTCAACATCCTTTGCCGCACACATTAATGCGCAGTCGCCAGCCACTTCAGGTAATGATGCACTGTCAGAACAAACCACCGGTATGCCGGATGCCATTGCCTCCAGCACCGGTAATCCAAATCCTTCATACAGCGACGGAAATAGGAAACTGCGAGCGCCGGCAAATAGGTACGGCAAAACTGCGGACTTCGCGTAGCCCAGATAATGCAGCCAGCAAGCATTTTCAGCACGTTCGAAACGCTGGTGCAACCCTGCGCTGCTCCACCCATAGAATCCACTGATAACCAAAGGATTAGCCAGACGCAATGCCAACGGCAAACGCTCGTAAGCATCCAGCAGTGTTTCAATATTTTTTCGCGGCTCTATAGAGCCAGTAAACAAACAGTAGTGATCAGCTTTTAAACCGAGCGGGGCTAAAAACGGCTTAAGCTTTTCAGCTTCACGTGGATAAAAATCATCGCTACTGGCTAGCTTAGCGGCATACACTTGGCTCAAAGGCAGATTAAAATACTCAGCCAATTCAAGGCGCGTGAATTCGGAGTCCGTTATAAGAATATCGGCGCGCTTAATCGTCAGCAGCAGTTCTTTCTGCATAAAAAGGACACGTTCCGCCGGATGACATTGTGGCCAAGTAAATACCGAGAGATCATGAAAAGTCGCCAGGCAGCGATCGGTCTTGGGCGGCAAATAAAAATTAGGACTGTGGTAGATCGCATCCCGGTGTTTTCTAAGTGTATGCGTTTTTAACCAGGGGGCATTCAAGCGATATAATTCTGAAGCAAAATGGCTTTTTTGTAACCGCCGCCGCAGCCCCTTGACTGCGGAGGGCTGCTCCCAGGCGGTAGGGATCTGTCGGCTTAAATGACGCCCCTGAAGAAATAAAAGCTCAGATATCTCTGATCTTTCTTGCAGGCAGTTGGCTAACTCATAAGCATACCGGCCAATCCCAGTCATAGGAAATTGAATCGGGTCAGTACCAAATACAACTTTCATTATCAGTTTTCAAGCATCCAGCCTAATGTTTCTTCTAGATGTGGTGTCTGCCATGCGCCGATGATTGCGCGCAATTTAGTTGCATCCCCACACAGGCGTTTCACTTCGTTCGGGCGAACAAAAGCAGGGTTCACTCGGATCTCTAAGGAATGACCAGTGATCTTTTTACAGAACATGATCACCTCACGCAGAGAACAGGTTTTACCCGAGCATACATTGATCGTTTCAGCTAGCAGCCTCATTTTCAGTAGCGCTACGTAGGCTTTACTTAAAGCGCGCACATCGGTGAAATCACGCAAAACGTCGATATTCCCTAATTCAATCATTGCCGCATTCTCTTTAGGGAGTGGATGCCACTTCAAAATCGCAGGCGGCATAGTAAGCCACATGTTTTCCAACCCGTTCATTATCGATATTGCCACGCGCGCTGAGAGACAATATCGTCGATTCAATCTGGTGACACACACCGGCTTCACTTAATTGAAAAATAACCTGTTCTATACCACCAAATGAATCTGGGTAATAAGTTTTATAAAAATGCATAACTTTCAACATGAAAATTTTAAACCTGCTGGTAAGCAAAAATGGTTTCTTGCGCACAGCGTTGCCAAGAAAATTGTTTTGCCCGATTTATCCCGTTTATCCTCGCCTGTTCACGCCAGGCGTCATCTTCAATGCTTTTTTGGATAAGTTCAGTGAGTGTGTCAACATCCTTTGCCGCACACATTAATGCGCAGTCGCCAGCCACTTCAGGTAATGATGCACTGTCAGAACAAACCACCGGTATGCCGGATGCCATTGCCTCCAGCACCGGTAATCCAAATCCTTCATACAGCGACGGAAATAGGAAACTGCGAGCGCCGGCAAATAGGTACGGCAAAACTGCGGACTTCGCGTAGCCCAGATAATGCAGCCAGCAAGCATTTTCAGCACGTTCGAAACGCTGGTGCAACCCTGCGCTGCTCCACCCATAGAATCCACTGATAACCAAAGGATTAGCCAGACGCAATGCCAACGGCAAACGCTCGTAAGCATCCAGCAGTGTTTCAATATTTTTTCGCGGCTCTATAGAGCCAGTAAACAAACAGTAGTGATCAGCTTTTAAACCGAGCGGGGCTAAAAACGGCTTAAGCTTTTCAGCTTCACGTGGATAAAAATCATCGCTACTGGCTAGCTTAGCGGCATACACTTGGCTCAAAGGCAGATTAAAATACTCAGCCAATTCAAGGCGCGTGAATTCGGAGTCCGTTATAAGAATATCGGCGCGCTTAATCGTCAGCAGCAGTTCTTTCTGCATAAAAAGGACACGTTCCGCCGGATGACATTGTGGCCAAGTAAATACCGAGAGATCATGAAAAGTCGCCAGGCAGCGATCGGTCTTGGGCGGCAAATAAAAATTAGGACTGTGGTAGATCGCATCCCGGTGTTTTCTAAGTGTATGCGTTTTTAACCAGGGGGCATTCAAGCGATATAATTCTGAAGCAAAATGGCTTTTTTGTAACCGCCGCCGCAGCCCCTTGACTGCGGAGGGCTGCTCCCAGGCGGTAGGGATCTGTCGGCTTAAATGACGCCCCTGAAGAAATAAAAGCTCAGATATCTCTGATCTTTCTTGCAGGCAGTTGGCTAACTCATAAGCATACCGGCCAATCCCAGTCATAGGAAATTGAATCGGGTCAGTACCAAATACAACTTTCATTATCAGTTTTCAAGCATCCAGCCTAATGTTTCTTCTAGATGTGGTGTCTGCCATGCGCCGATGATTGCGCGCAATTTAGTTGCATCCCCACACAGGCGTTTCACTTCGTTCGGGCGAACAAAAGCAGGGTTCACTCGGATCTCTAAGGAATGACCAGTGATCTTTTTACAGAACATGATCACCTCACGCAGAGAACAGGTTTTACCCGAGCATACATTGATCGTTTCAGCTAGCAGCCTCATTTTCAGTAGCGCTACGTAGGCTTTACTTAAAGCGCGCACATCGGTGAAATCACGCAAAACGTCGATATTCCCTAATTCAATCATTGCCGCATTCTCTTTAGGGAGTGGATGCCACTTCAAAATCGCAGGCGGCATAGTAAGCCACATGTTTTCCAACCCGTTCATTATCGATATTGCCACGCGCGCTGAGAGACAATATCGTCGATTCAATCTGGTGACACACACCGGCTTCACTTAATTGAAAAATAACCTGTTCTATACCACCAAATGAATCTGGGTAATAAGTTTTATAAAAATGCATAACTTTCAACATGAAAATTTTAAACCTGCTGGTAAGCAAAAATGGTTTCTTGCGCACAGCGTTGCCAAGAAAATTGTTTTGCCCGATTTATCCCGTTTATCCTCGCCTGTTCACGCCAGGCGTCATCTTCAATGCTTTTTTGGATAAGTTCAGTGAGTGTGTCAACATCCTTTGCCGCACACATTAATGCGCAGTCGCCAGCCACTTCAGGTAATGATGCACTGTCAGAACAAACCACCGGTATGCCGGATGCCATTGCCTCCAGCACCGGTAATCCAAATCCTTCATACAGCGACGGAAATAGGAAACTGCGAGCGCCGGCAAATAGGTACGGCAAAACTGCGGACTTCGCGTAGCCCAGATAATGCAGCCAGCAAGCATTTTCAGCACGTTCGAAACGCTGGTGCAACCCTGCGCTGCTCCACCCATAGAATCCACTGATAACCAAAGGATTAGCCAGACGCAATGCCAACGGCAAACGCTCGTAAGCATCCAGCAGTGTTTCAATATTTTTTCGCGGCTCTATAGAGCCAGTAAACAAACAGTAGTGATCAGCTTTTAAACCGAGCGGGGCTAAAAACGGCTTAAGCTTTTCAGCTTCACGTGGATAAAAATCATCGCTACTGGCTAGCTTAGCGGCATACACTTGGCTCAAAGGCAGATTAAAATACTCAGCCAATTCAAGGCGCGTGAATTCGGAGTCCGTTATAAGAATATCGGCGCGCTTAATCGTCAGCAGCAGTTCTTTCTGCATAAAAAGGACACGTTCCGCCGGATGACATTGTGGCCAAGTAAATACCGAGAGATCATGAAAAGTCGCCAGGCAGCGATCGGTCTTGGGCGGCAAATAAAAATTAGGACTGTGGTAGATCGCATCCCGGTGTTTTCTAAGTGTATGCGTTTTTAACCAGGGGGCATTCAAGCGATATAATTCTGAAGCAAAATGGCTTTTTTGTAACCGCCGCCGCAGCCCCTTGACTGCGGAGGGCTGCTCCCAGGCGGTAGGGATCTGTCGGCTTAAATGACGCCCCTGAAGAAATAAAAGCTCAGATATCTCTGATCTTTCTTGCAGGCAGTTGGCTAACTCATAAGCATACCGGCCAATCCCAGTCATAGGAAATTGAATCGGGTCAGTACCAAATACAACTTTCATTATCAGTTTTCAAGCATCCAGCCTAATGTTTCTTCTAGATGTGGTGTCTGCCATGCGCCGATGATTGCGCGCAATTTAGTTGCATCCCCACACAGGCGTTTCACTTCGTTCGGGCGAACAAAAGCAGGGTTCACTCGGATCTCTAAGGAATGACCAGTGATCTTTTTACAGAACATGATCACCTCACGCAGAGAACAGGTTTTACCCGAGCATACATTGATCGTTTCAGCTAGCAGCCTCATTTTCAGTAGCGCTACGTAGGCTTTACTTAAAGCGCGCACATCGGTGAAATCACGCAAAACGTCGATATTCCCTAATTCAATCATTGCCGCATTCTCTTTAGGGAGTGGATGCCACTTCAAAATCGCAGGCGGCATAGTAAGCCACATGTTTTCCAACCCGTTCATTATCGATATTGCCACGCGCGCTGAGAGACAATATCGTCGATTCAATCTGGTGACACACACCGGCTTCACTTAATTGAAAAATAACCTGTTCTATACCACCAAATGAATCTGGGTAATAAGTTTTATAAAAATGCATAACTTTCAACATGAAAATTTTAAACCTGCTGGTAAGCAAAAATGGTTTCTTGCGCACAGCGTTGCCAAGAAAATTGTTTTGCCCGATTTATCCCGTTTATCCTCGCCTGTTCACGCCAGGCGTCATCTTCAATGCTTTTTTGGATAAGTTCAGTGAGTGTGTCAACATCCTTTGCCGCACACATTAATGCGCAGTCGCCAGCCACTTCAGGTAATGATGCACTGTCAGAACAAACCACCGGTATGCCGGATGCCATTGCCTCCAGCACCGGTAATCCAAATCCTTCATACAGCGACGGAAATAGGAAACTGCGAGCGCCGGCAAATAGGTACGGCAAAACTGCGGACTTCGCGTAGCCCAGATAATGCAGCCAGCAAGCATTTTCAGCACGTTCGAAACGCTGGTGCAACCCTGCGCTGCTCCACCCATAGAATCCACTGATAACCAAAGGATTAGCCAGACGCAATGCCAACGGCAAACGCTCGTAAGCATCCAGCAGTGTTTCAATATTTTTTCGCGGCTCTATAGAGCCAGTAAACAAACAGTAGTGATCAGCTTTTAAACCGAGCGGGGCTAAAAACGGCTTAAGCTTTTCAGCTTCACGTGGATAAAAATCATCGCTACTGGCTAGCTTAGCGGCATACACTTGGCTCAAAGGCAGATTAAAATACTCAGCCAATTCAAGGCGCGTGAATTCGGAGTCCGTTATAAGAATATCGGCGCGCTTAATCGTCAGCAGCAGTTCTTTCTGCATAAAAAGGACACGTTCCGCCGGATGACATTGTGGCCAAGTAAATACCGAGAGATCATGAAAAGTCGCCAGGCAGCGATCGGTCTTGGGCGGCAAATAAAAATTAGGACTGTGGTAGATCGCATCCCGGTGTTTTCTAAGTGTATGCGTTTTTAACCAGGGGGCATTCAAGCGATATAATTCTGAAGCAAAATGGCTTTTTTGTAACCGCCGCCGCAGCCCCTTGACTGCGGAGGGCTGCTCCCAGGCGGTAGGGATCTGTCGGCTTAAATGACGCCCCTGAAGAAATAAAAGCTCAGATATCTCTGATCTTTCTTGCAGGCAGTTGGCTAACTCATAAGCATACCGGCCAATCCCAGTCATAGGAAATTGAATCGGGTCAGTACCAAATACAACTTTCATTATCAGTTTTCAAGCATCCAGCCTAATGTTTCTTCTAGATGTGGTGTCTGCCATGCGCCGATGATTGCGCGCAATTTAGTTGCATCCCCACACAGGCGTTTCACTTCGTTCGGGCGAACAAAAGCAGGGTTCACTCGGATCTCTAAGGAATGACCAGTGATCTTTTTACAGAACATGATCACCTCACGCAGAGAACAGGTTTTACCCGAGCATACATTGATCGTTTCAGCTAGCAGCCTCATTTTCAGTAGCGCTACGTAGGCTTTACTTAAAGCGCGCACATCGGTGAAATCACGCAAAACGTCGATATTCCCTAATTCAATCATTGCCGCATTCTCTTTAGGGAGTGGATGCCACTTCAAAATCGCAGGCGGCATAGTAAGCCACATGTTTTCCAACCCGTTCATTATCGATATTGCCACGCGCGCTGAGAGACAATATCGTCGATTCAATCTGGTGACACACACCGGCTTCACTTAATTGAAAAATAACCTGTTCTATACCACCAAATGAATCTGGGTAATAAGTTTTATAAAAATGCATAACTTTCAACATGAAAATTTTAAACCTGCTGGTAAGCAAAAATGGTTTCTTGCGCACAGCGTTGCCAAGAAAATTGTTTTGCCCGATTTATCCCGTTTATCCTCGCCTGTTCACGCCAGGCGTCATCTTCAATGCTTTTTTGGATAAGTTCAGTGAGTGTGTCAACATCCTTTGCCGCACACATTAATGCGCAGTCGCCAGCCACTTCAGGTAATGATGCACTGTCAGAACAAACCACCGGTATGCCGGATGCCATTGCCTCCAGCACCGGTAATCCAAATCCTTCATACAGCGACGGAAATAGGAAACTGCGAGCGCCGGCAAATAGGTACGGCAAAACTGCGGACTTCGCGTAGCCCAGATAATGCAGCCAGCAAGCATTTTCAGCACGTTCGAAACGCTGGTGCAACCCTGCGCTGCTCCACCCATAGAATCCACTGATAACCAAAGGATTAGCCAGACGCAATGCCAACGGCAAACGCTCGTAAGCATCCAGCAGTGTTTCAATATTTTTTCGCGGCTCTATAGAGCCAGTAAACAAACAGTAGTGATCAGCTTTTAAACCGAGCGGGGCTAAAAACGGCTTAAGCTTTTCAGCTTCACGTGGATAAAAATCATCGCTACTGGCTAGCTTAGCGGCATACACTTGGCTCAAAGGCAGATTAAAATACTCAGCCAATTCAAGGCGCGTGAATTCGGAGTCCGTTATAAGAATATCGGCGCGCTTAATCGTCAGCAGCAGTTCTTTCTGCATAAAAAGGACACGTTCCGCCGGATGACATTGTGGCCAAGTAAATACCGAGAGATCATGAAAAGTCGCCAGGCAGCGATCGGTCTTGGGCGGCAAATAAAAATTAGGACTGTGGTAGATCGCATCCCGGTGTTTTCTAAGTGTATGCGTTTTTAACCAGGGGGCATTCAAGCGATATAATTCTGAAGCAAAATGGCTTTTTTGTAACCGCCGCCGCAGCCCCTTGACTGCGGAGGGCTGCTCCCAGGCGGTAGGGATCTGTCGGCTTAAATGACGCCCCTGAAGAAATAAAAGCTCAGATATCTCTGATCTTTCTTGCAGGCAGTTGGCTAACTCATAAGCATACCGGCCAATCCCAGTCATAGGAAATTGAATCGGGTCAGTACCAAATACAACTTTCATTATCAGTTTTCAAGCATCCAGCCTAATGTTTCTTCTAGATGTGGTGTCTGCCATGCGCCGATGATTGCGCGCAATTTAGTTGCATCCCCACACAGGCGTTTCACTTCGTTCGGGCGAACAAAAGCAGGGTTCACTCGGATCTCTAAGGAATGACCAGTGATCTTTTTACAGAACATGATCACCTCACGCAGAGAACAGGTTTTACCCGAGCATACATTGATCGTTTCAGCTAGCAGCCTCATTTTCAGTAGCGCTACGTAGGCTTTACTTAAAGCGCGCACATCGGTGAAATCACGCAAAACGTCGATATTCCCTAATTCAATCATTGCCGCATTCTCTTTAGGGAGTGGATGCCACTTCAAAATCGCAGGCGGCATAGTAAGCCACATGTTTTCCAACCCGTTCATTATCGATATTGCCACGCGCGCTGAGAGACAATATCGTCTAATCAGCGCGGGTTTGCCGCTGCCAAACATCAAAACGAGAACCAATTCTGATTACGGCGAATATCCTGCTCAACCATCATCTGGCATAACTGCTCCAGATTAGTTTTTGGCTGCCAACCCAAAATTTCTTTGGCGCGTTCAGGATTGCCAATCAACAGTTCAACCTCGGCTGGGCGGTAGAATTTGGCATTGACGCGAACCCGCGTTTTGCCCGTCACCACATCGATACCCACTTCTTGCTCTTCTTTACCCTCAAAACGCAAGGTCATGCCCGCCGCTTTAAAAGCCATAGACACGAAATCACGCACGGTTTCGGAACGGTTGGTCGCCAGCACGAAGGTATCCGGCTGTTCGGCCTGCAACATACACCACATACCTTCTACATATTCTTTGGCAAAGCCCCAATCCCGCTTCGCGTCCATATTGCCCAGCTCTAGCACCGCCAGTTGACCTAATTTAATCTTAGCGACGGAATCAGTAATCTTGCGGGTAACAAATTCCCGGCCACGCAAAGGGGATTCATGATTGAACAAAATACCGCTGGAGGCGAAAATGCCGTAGCTTTCACGGTAATTGATGGTCATCCAGTATGCGTATAGCTTCGCCACGCCATATGGGCTGCGCGGATAGAATGGCGTATCTTCTTTTTGCGGTACCCTTTGCACCAAACCAAACATTTCAGAGGTTGATGCCTGGTAAAAGCGAATTTTGGGATTAACGATACGGATTGCTTCCAACAAATTTACTGGGCCAATACCTGTAATTTCAGCTGTGGTGATTGGCTGTTCGAATGAAACGCCAACAGAGCTCTGAGCCGCCAGGTTATACACTTCGGTGGCCCCTGTTTGCTGCAATAGACGAATGCTGGTGGAAAGATCGGTCAAATCGTACTCAATCAAGTTCAAATTTGGGTGCTTAGCAATACCCAATTCTTCAATACGCCAGAAATTGACAGAACTGGTACGGCGATAGGTTCCATAGACCACGTAACCTTTTTCCAACAGCAGTTCAGCAAGATAAGCGCCATCTTGGCCGGTGATACCAGTAATTACGGCTACTTTTTGAAGCATTTCATTATCCATCACAAGTTAGATATACTATGAAAAAGGTTATTTCATTTTGAAACAACATTCAGCAATTGCTTTGCCCTCTGTTCCCATGTCAGCCATTTTAAACCGGTTAGATTAGGAACTCCAGCGTGGTTCTCCAATACCAGCCATTAATCTATGGCATCAGACAGATCATGTGCTGACATACCATCAAAATAAAATGCATGTTCAACGGCAACCTCCCTAAATAACAGGGATTTCTCGCGCAATTATCAGCACGTTATATTGCGCCGCTTCAACCAAAGGCAGACCAAAGCCTTCTCAAGTGCTAGCAACAATCAAACACGCTGCGGCACTATATATCTGTTCCAGGTATTCATCACTCAAGGTAGGTAGCCAAAAGAGTCGGTGATTTAACTCTTTATGACTGGAAAGTCGCTTGATGAGCTGTTCGACCATCCACCCCTGCTTACCGACAATGACAAGATTGATATCTTTACCATTTTTCCACAGTAGTTCGAATGCCTCCAAAACCTGAACATGTTGCTTGCGAGGTTCGACTGTA includes:
- a CDS encoding GDP-mannose 4,6-dehydratase — translated: MNGLENMWLTMPPAILKWHPLPKENAAMIELGNIDVLRDFTDVRALSKAYVALLKMRLLAETINVCSGKTCSLREVIMFCKKITGHSLEIRVNPAFVRPNEVKRLCGDATKLRAIIGAWQTPHLEETLGWMLEN
- a CDS encoding glycosyltransferase, with the protein product MSERTTFLMVSTVEPRKQHVQVLEAFELLWKNGKDINLVIVGKQGWMVEQLIKRLSSHKELNHRLFWLPTLSDEYLEQIYSAAACLIVAST
- a CDS encoding GDP-mannose 4,6-dehydratase; this translates as MPPAILKWHPLPKENAAMIELGNIDVLRDFTDVRALSKAYVALLKMRLLAETINVCSGKTCSLREVIMFCKKITGHSLEIRVNPAFVRPNEVKRLCGDATKLRAIIGAWQTPHLEETLGWMLEN
- the gmd gene encoding GDP-mannose 4,6-dehydratase — its product is MDNEMLQKVAVITGITGQDGAYLAELLLEKGYVVYGTYRRTSSVNFWRIEELGIAKHPNLNLIEYDLTDLSTSIRLLQQTGATEVYNLAAQSSVGVSFEQPITTAEITGIGPVNLLEAIRIVNPKIRFYQASTSEMFGLVQRVPQKEDTPFYPRSPYGVAKLYAYWMTINYRESYGIFASSGILFNHESPLRGREFVTRKITDSVAKIKLGQLAVLELGNMDAKRDWGFAKEYVEGMWCMLQAEQPDTFVLATNRSETVRDFVSMAFKAAGMTLRFEGKEEQEVGIDVVTGKTRVRVNAKFYRPAEVELLIGNPERAKEILGWQPKTNLEQLCQMMVEQDIRRNQNWFSF
- a CDS encoding glycosyltransferase family 1 protein, translated to MKVVFGTDPIQFPMTGIGRYAYELANCLQERSEISELLFLQGRHLSRQIPTAWEQPSAVKGLRRRLQKSHFASELYRLNAPWLKTHTLRKHRDAIYHSPNFYLPPKTDRCLATFHDLSVFTWPQCHPAERVLFMQKELLLTIKRADILITDSEFTRLELAEYFNLPLSQVYAAKLASSDDFYPREAEKLKPFLAPLGLKADHYCLFTGSIEPRKNIETLLDAYERLPLALRLANPLVISGFYGWSSAGLHQRFERAENACWLHYLGYAKSAVLPYLFAGARSFLFPSLYEGFGLPVLEAMASGIPVVCSDSASLPEVAGDCALMCAAKDVDTLTELIQKSIEDDAWREQARINGINRAKQFSWQRCAQETIFAYQQV